In one window of Macaca thibetana thibetana isolate TM-01 chromosome 5, ASM2454274v1, whole genome shotgun sequence DNA:
- the MFSD10 gene encoding major facilitator superfamily domain-containing protein 10, translating into MFVTSGAWRDRAWPSRPWRRAWRRVPRPCDRLSRARSRGSQARSEQPTMGRGGGGGCTPRPPIHQQPPERRVVTVVFLGLLLDLLAFTLLLPLLPGLLESHDRAHDPLYGSWQGGVNWFATAIGMPVEKRYNSVLFGGLIGSAFSVLQFLCAPLTGATSDCLGRRPVMLLCLMGVATSYAVWATSRSFAAFLASRLIGGISKGNVSLSTAIVADLGSPLARSQGMAVIGVAFSLGFTLGPMLGASLPLEMAPWFALLFAASDLLFIFCFLPETLPLEKRAPSVSLGLHDAADLLSPLALLRFSAVARGQDPPTGDRLSSLRRLGLVYFLYLFLFSGLEYTLSFLTHQRFQFSSLQQGKMFFLIGLTMATIQGAYARRIHPGGEVAAVKRALLLLVPAFLLIGWSHSLPMLGLGLLLYSFAAAVVVPCLSSVVAGYGSPGQKGTVMGTLRSLGALARAAGPLVAASVYWLAGAQACFTTWSGLFLLPFLLLQKLNYSAQTLKAE; encoded by the exons CCAGGCCAGGTCAGAGCAGCCCACCATGGGACGGggagggggtggaggctgcaccCCGCGCCCACCCATCCACCAGCAGCCACCAGAGCGCCGCGTGGTCACCGTTGTCTTCCTTGGCCTCCTGCTGGACCTCCTGGCCTTCACGCTGCTGCTGCCCCTGCTTCCCGGGCTGTTGGAGAGCCACGACCGTGCCCAC GACCCCCTTTATGGCTCCTGGCAGGGTGGGGTGAACTGGTTTGCCACCGCCATCGGGATGCCAGTGGAGAAGAGATACAACAGTGTCCTGTTCGGAG GTCTCATTGGCTCAGCCTTCTCTGTCCTGCAGTTTCTGTGTGCACCACTCACTGGGGCCACCTCTGACTGCTTGGGGAGGCGCCCGGTGATGCTGCTGTGCCTG ATGGGTGTGGCCACCTCATATGCAGTCTGGGCCACCTCTCGGAGCTTTGCGGCCTTCCTGGCCTCCAGGCTGATTGGGGGCATCAGCAAAGGGAACGTCAGCCTCTCCACGGCCATCGTTGCTGACCTGGGCTCGCCTCTGGCCCGCAGCCAAGGCATG GCGGTCATTGGGGTGGCCTTCTCACTGGGCTTCACCCTGGGCCCTATGCTTGGAGCCTCCCTGCCCCTGGAAATGGCACCCTGGTTTGCCCTGCTCTTCGCAGCCTCCGACCTGCTGTTCATCTTCTGCTTCCTGCCGGAGACGCTGCCCCTGGAGAAACGG GCGCCGTCTGTCTCCCTGGGGCTCCATGATGCGGCCGATCTGCTCAGCCCCCTGGCCCTGCTGCGCTTCTCAGCCGTCGCTCGTGGCCAGGACCCACCCACTGGAGACA GGCTCAGCAGCCTGCGCCGCCTGGGCCTCGTCTACTTCCTCTACCTCTTCCTGTTCTCGGGCCTGGAGTACACGCTGAGCTTCCTCACACACCAGCGCTTCCAGTTCAGCAG CCTACAGCAGGGGAAGATGTTTTTCCTCATCGGCCTCACCATGGCCACCATCCAGGGTGCCTATGCCCGGCGGATCCACCCCGGCGGGGAAGTTGCTGCCGTGAAGCGG GCCCTCCTACTGCTggtgcctgccttcctcctcatTGGCTGGAGCCATTCTCTGCCCATGCTGGGCCTGGGGCTGCTGCTGTACTCCTTTG CCGCCGCCGTTGTGGTGCCCTGCCTGTCCTCCGTGGTCGCTGGCTATG GCTCACCAGGGCAGAAGGGCACGGTCATGGGTACACTGCGCAGCCTAGGCGCTCTGGCCAGGGCCGCGGGGCCCCTGGTGGCTGCTTCAG TGTACTGGCTGGCCGGGGCCCAGGCCTGCTTCACTACGTGGTCCGGGCTCTTTttgctccccttcctcctcctgcagAAGCTGAATTACTCGGCACAGACGCTCAAGGCTGAGtag